In Molothrus aeneus isolate 106 chromosome 4, BPBGC_Maene_1.0, whole genome shotgun sequence, the following are encoded in one genomic region:
- the RASL11B gene encoding ras-like protein family member 11B: MRLTQSMCTIAECAPGGDGPATARPRLVKIAVVGGSGVGKTALVVRFLTRRFIGDYERNAGNLYSRHIQVDGEMLAIQVQDTPGVQIHEHSLDCNEQLNRCIRWADALVIVFSITDYKSFELLSHLYHHVRQLHPGNLVPVVIVANKADLLHIKEVEPQQGLQLANMLGCTFYEVSVSENYNNVFNAFHLLCKEVNKQQITSTPERRRTSLIPRPKSPNMQDLKRRFKQALSAKVRTVTSV, translated from the exons ATGCGCCTGACGCAGAGCATGTGCACCATCGCCGAGTGTGCGCCCGGCGGCGACGGCCCCGCCactgcccggccccgcctcgTCAAGATCGCGGTGGTGGGGGGCAGCGGCGTGGGCAAGACAG CGCTCGTGGTGCGGTTCCTCACCCGGCGGTTCATCGGCGACTACGAGCGGAACGCAG GTAATCTCTACAGCAGGCACATCCAGGTAGATGGAGAGATGTTGGCTATCCAAGTGCAAGATACTCCAGGAGTTCAG ATCCATGAACACAGTCTGGATTGTAATGAGCAGCTGAACAGATGCATTCGCTGGGCAGATGCCCTGGTGATTGTCTTCTCCATCACTGACTATAAGAGCTTTGAGCTACTCAGTCACCTTTACCATCATGTTCGACAGCTGCACCCAGGGAACCTGGTCCCTGTCGTCATTGTGGCAAACAAAGCTGATCTCTTGCATATCAAAGAGGTGGAGCCTCAGCAGGGACTTCAGCTGGCCAATATGCTGGGCTGTACTTTCTATGAAGTATCTGTCAGTGAAAACTATAATAACGTCTTCAATGCCTTCCATCTCCTTTGTAAAGAAGTCAATAAACAGCAAATAACCAGCACCCCTGAGAGGAGGAGAACCTCTCTTATTCCACGGCCAAAATCACCTAACATGCAGGATCTGAAGAGAAGGTTTAAGCAAGCCTTGTCTGCCAAAGTGAGGACTGTCACTTCTGTTTGA